Within Solea solea chromosome 1, fSolSol10.1, whole genome shotgun sequence, the genomic segment TGAGAGCTTTTGTCCAAACGTTGGTCAGAGCCAGTCCAGAAAGAAACGCTGGTGTCTAACAGGTCGACCAAAGAAACATGAGAAATGAGAGCTGTAAACAACCTCCAGAGGGCAGCAGTGAAGCCATCACAGAAGACAAGATGCTCACCACTCATTAGCAGAAGAACAGGAAGCAGAACGTTTCATGGACTGAGAGACAAAGATGAACTTTGACCAAAGTGATGGAGAAAGAAATGATCAAACATGTCATGGCTCCTTCATTTttagtgatgatgtcacatagATGGCACGTCTACAGAAAAATTTAAAGATGATCAGGAGATGAAGAGCATGAGGCCGATCACAAGGTTTGAGACTGGACACTTAAACCCTATAGAGCACGACTTTGACCTGCTAAACCTGAGGAAGATCATCACAGCAGAACAAGGAACAGGCTTCATCACACAACATGAACCTTTATTCACTCATCTTCTGCTGTTGATCAGATCGGatgtaaaagctgaaatgttcatgttttcatgtctaacacaaatgttttcagtctgtggctcactgttgtgtgtctgtgtcacaggtGGTTTCAAACCCGAGACTCTGCTCAAAGCTCAAAGCCCAAAGCTAACTCATGaacagctaagctaacgtgGTGAAACATGaaggacataaataaataaaacttcttGTCGTTTGGATACCGcaggagacagacacacacactggccgtttctcaatactcaagtaagcaagtatgtacttgcttacttgggaagtatatacttgagaagtacgctgggagtatatacttgccaagtacgggagtacacaagtatgtggttgtttctcaatactcaagtatgcaagtatgtatgtattgttctgctgtttgaatggtggctggcgccaagtgctgcagcctcattaccgccacctacggtgttgataaatgaacatatgaaatacttttaataaatgcatatatatatatggtgtaattatttttacatttcaaatatttaacttcatttattaatttatttctattaaaatatacaatacaaataatacaatgtggaaaatagatatattacagcattgtagagtagtatatatatatatatatatatatatacacatatacatatatatgtatgacatatatgtacgtttacaaatatatacttatatatatatataatatataattgaattgaattgaattgaatactactctacatactatactatacatatctacatattatatttaaatacagatacaatgaccgtgcgactttaatataaatctaaaattcaaagttaaaataaataaaacattaataatatacaaaccttcaaactgtcaggtcaaaacgtttccattaaaaacaaaataacacgtcaacaacaaatctatggatcacaccgagcatctaatgacagcgacgtctgagccagcggatcatttcatcaggacaggccgaggtaacgctgctctgtgccgggcacagtgagcgccgggcctccgcagaggcggagctgatcacctccgacaagcgtcgctgccaaactataaatacgtcagatcttcatacacaaaccacatgtttgaattctaaatgactcatttctcgcctcaaatgatgttaaaactttgttccgggacacagaaaaatatttatttcagatttatatttctattatttgctgctatgctccgccgaaatgtattctgggatacatggccatcgcaagtacgcttaagtcacctccgatgcatacttggtaaaaatgggcggagcgagaacacttccgggtttgagaaccgtcctcgctgttcgcttacttgagaattggaacagcacttggactgaggctgatgacgttttcacaagtacgggagtacgcaagtacgcacaagtatggatattgggAAACGGCCACTGACCTGTGTGTAGCCCCGCCCActgatgtgacactgtaacaaatgacaggaacaggaagtgactcaAACTCTTTATTTACATGTGCACAGGAAGTCTGCTGGACTCAGGTGGGCATGGCCCTCCACTCCTTGCCCTCGGTCAAAGCACGAGGTTGGTGGATGAACACACTGTATCGGACGCCCTGATTGGCTGCTGCCCGAACAAAGCGGCTGTTTGCCGTCATAGTGACGGCTTTGAGTGAGTCTCCTGTACCGAAGATGGCGAGCGAGCGCTTGTTGATCTTGGCGCTGGGCGTGAGACGCACAGTGCGCTCTGAAACTTGGTCTTCCACAATGTGGAGGCGGGACAGCAGCTTCTGAGCACGCTCCTTCTCTCCCGGCCCGCCCAGCGTGTCCAGGATCAGCTGGAAGTCAGTGGTGGCGGCGCGACAGACAAACAGCTCCTTCCCCGCCATGAAAGCGCGGAGCTGCGGCAGCACCTGCAGACGGCGCTCCTGAGCGGCCTGCTCCGTCAGCACCGCCTCCTTGAAGGTGAAGTGACAGCGACCGTGACTGAGCGACGACACGTACGTGATGAGTGTGGTGATGTCGAGGTTCACCCGCCGACACTCCTCCACCTGCACCTGGACAGGAAACTGCAGACTGGCCACCACTGTGCTGCGGTCCACGTGCGTCGGCTCAGACGCCGCCGTCTGCGGGTCGTCGCCATCTTCCACGGCCtcctccctgtcctcctcctgctcctcctcctcgctgtcaCCACcgtgtgactccgcctccaccGTGTT encodes:
- the c1h7orf25 gene encoding UPF0415 protein C7orf25 homolog is translated as MSIQVTLQQRIITAQVLLKRAELLCPGVEGHQKLCAKVRAELRFLRRVEAGELQVKESHLHSTNLTHLSAIVESVASVDDVVALLHVFTYQDAGGSRHTLVVDVVANNGNTWVKAVGRKAEALHNIWQGRGQYGDKSIITQAEDFLLASRQHPLHYRHPQVVFAFYNGVSCSMADCLKDMGVSVRGDIVAVNTVEAESHGGDSEEEEQEEDREEAVEDGDDPQTAASEPTHVDRSTVVASLQFPVQVQVEECRRVNLDITTLITYVSSLSHGRCHFTFKEAVLTEQAAQERRLQVLPQLRAFMAGKELFVCRAATTDFQLILDTLGGPGEKERAQKLLSRLHIVEDQVSERTVRLTPSAKINKRSLAIFGTGDSLKAVTMTANSRFVRAAANQGVRYSVFIHQPRALTEGKEWRAMPT